From a region of the Gossypium raimondii isolate GPD5lz chromosome 10, ASM2569854v1, whole genome shotgun sequence genome:
- the LOC105776179 gene encoding chromatin structure-remodeling complex protein SYD isoform X1 codes for MASSSHNVELEAAKFLHKLIQDSTDEPSKLATKLYVILQHMKSSGKEHSMPFQVISRAMETVIKRHGLDLEALKSSRLPGSQIVDSTSGQYVGSSQAVSVPKDSKAGAAQNEIPKFDPFSSSRPPVGPSIAGHEYYQGAATHRGSQSFDHGSPSSLDTRSANSQSQDKQMNQNDSKKGAAKRKRGDSSSPLEPNFDESLNAVVDPRKGKMNKAETSGPANYNMVPSSGQMEHFPSLPGNMRSMHRGRQDGQNVTENLVDSTNISNMMSRGPSSKYPEEVEVSSAQNVPRQQQGGLPGAHEIFSSRGKAGLPFDRSQLHRFSPNVSGNITAEIASQQLMHASLMPGSFGKVQGGLSAPSNYHAGELAYSGSGQFSGSENQKHGLSKSSVASPDGSSSTLSAGKVLEHDGGSSNMLGDVNKIAQAGRQNSASEMIMLRAMAPRDTGKSPVSQSAALSSMPFKEHQLKQLRAQCLVFLAFRNGLMPKKLHLEIALGNIFPREVGNTDGVRKELNDHRGKAQTSSDPGSISEVAMSFGRMNNVPPALTSIGRFPEADSLSKEAEKLKVEETNGPTSDLLAIVEEREHILATRKAEADLQSHEAVEPQAYLPTMSRQPESATTKDGFTVHNNLDGMENGHLQVAKADLASSMMGANKQVNPEMIGWSGIGFHNEVSRASLPAAAIQHDLVLERKDTGPLFQSLEQDEDKSVSTDSLPSPKYTMLEKWIMDQQKRKFLAEQKWVAKQQETRQRIITCFTKLKGNVSSSEDISAKTKSVIELKKLQLLELQRRLRSDFLNDFFKPITNDMERLKSYKKHRHGRRIKQLEKYEQRMKEERQKRIRERQKEFFSEIEVHKERLDDVFKVRRERWKGINRYVKEFHKRKERIHREKIDRIQREKINLLKINDVEGYLRMVQDAKSDRVKQLLKETEKYLQKLGSKLRDAKAMASRFENNMDEIRTTSFDENDTAIESEDEAKHYMESNEKYYLMAHSIKENISEQPRFLKGGKLREYQMNGLRWLVSLYNNHLNGILADEMGLGKTVQVISLICYLMETKNDRGPFLVVVPSSVLPGWESEINFWAPEIHSIVYAGPPEERRRLFKERIVHQKFNILLTTYEYLMNKHDRPKLSKIYWHYIIIDEGHRIKNASCKLNADLKHYQSSHRLLLTGTPLQNNLEELWALLNFLLPNIFNSSEDFSQWFNKPFESNGDNSADEALLSEEENLLIINRLHQVLRPFVLRRLKHKVENQLPEKIERLVRCEASAYQKLLMKRVEENLGAIGNSKARSVHNSVMELRNICNHPYLSQLHVEEVDNLIPQHYLPPIIRLCGKLEMLDRILPKLKATDHRVLFFSTMTRLLDVMEDYLTFKQYRYLRLDGHTSGNDRGALIEKFNQQGSTFFIFLLSIRAGGVGVNLQAADTVIIFDTDWNPQVDLQAQARAHRIGQKKDVLVLRFETVQTVEEQVRAAAEHKLGVANQSITAGFFDNNTSAEDRREYLESLLRECKKEEAAPALHDDALNDLLARSESEIDVFESVDKQRQEEETAKWKKLVFGSGMDGSKPLPPLPSRLVTDDDLKDFYEAMKLYDIQKSGAQPNVGVKRKGESLGALDTQHYGRGKRAREVRSYEEQWTEEEFEKMCQVDSPGSSGLREEAVERNLAKNALAGTVNSTEPHAPAHAPAPAPALTPPLPQPVQVELAHQPQQQSKDVTPPSKRGRGRPRRATAEKSPNTPVFPAPYGTGKLDVGLQKAADDSSSAFPAPDSHSSTGVSLNLPPSAPSVSAIPDDSTPPGFSPPVESKGQGRRAQSGGQAPSRRGKKQEPALGPAVEALVGPVPETNDQSLIKSVIPPDSIAVATSGTVPGVSSAPMAVGTNPVPISAGMDCTTGTNHPSDVGFSLNSQTLNTSSGAPIAQSTLPCPTVPVQVKGQGRKAQSGVGTPRRRGKKQAQISAAPLDASAGQDSKLNPQAQDKSTVALPNKVIVMGGNQVNDACDPTKVTQEHGLVTNAVITGQDKHSSEHDNLPQSKKPEVSQEVHNSTALILGPALGKIQKDDVHEKASMISGVSSECSSQKATSSEVCGNLGGAVAVTPGQTSVEVVKNQNSEDRVHSTFSIGKPVSLVSVATTDSLHTSTPLAGANKTIPSSSEKIAPSSEPYPTCALAASEPHSVPACPAESVQSRRPSRKATNRAEAPRRRGRKPATPDASSGQDLKVNSQPLNISKDLLVNKTTAGNNNQDSGPHELVNVTQVHASEIHSPGASVGHDLKRKVTGAIPAFSRIPTADVNDVARVMKEIFSETCSSKTKIGEPAGSEGKNTPTASKTFEEVVKNQSLDGKPAVSTPAPVKTAPACDVPKEKSKKHSETEADTKELEDNASLVIKVPVLERANSLKPECKTHSGSDNVAKSIQISNENLVTDSNVQVNSTHPHSADDVKDAAQGAPAPTGVQTGSRNGLNDIPIKTSVSDQSVVSLSDLSFDKSDVPSMVIRCSTESIVVKGPETLENSNKHQASSVVEDMTLTHEAATLDDAPVENRDVEGQSGGNEAKNPIPEPVLSSTTESADIELVPQDGGALLQSPVVRDKEGDVAETRHMVVDPCETELSSLKDFTVESASWDSASEVDGGKQLSVGVQTTKIDNVEVCDPEVKPSETQSSEPAKTPFEIAVPVSDSFQDKNSERSGTDADAKESAEKSPLVVMTSMTESVCPVVQCQAATGPENLSVPRQLSREISMTQSSMEVDCKDNHSAIEIDCESTIHSTKASDACNGSRVVPPTSVVMEPKVASSEDKEKPSLESSYSASLDVSSSRAHVASESSGVTAVVPLSSDHSVARSLPDQIAIPSECDMEPSAIESESSFNVESAEAALNATKLLDVTDHPEESLPITACPDKSGTVDRPVMVEKFSECELEPSSDKLGSVEAPAMVENNSELEAGTPLKSHPEPSVLDVENLQSAAMSTKPDVDDAPLVTSNISPSPVCSVMVELPAITENELGKETKPFSGNENITPSPVHLFASDSTNRELTPTDDELQQSSAAERVDAKSVDVSNEVEPTAQPASSQDFAAEASNEDFAPENHGEAKVSPGIKSVGDGHVERDVDPLELEASVDEDIAAVPSSMELVPGDQSEVHVQAGVAGCEGDDGIQGRDMEVDPLETLATSSEVAAKDPPMGEHVQNDQSQELLGTEKTEADQLEASIIEPNSSEAQKSLPQSGNTDDEEQLAQRPEVDLVEACNEESNLAEGPSSAQAISDESIRPENDPGLTHASSLQSEKSEVHQVETCNMESNPTGPSSSQVISNESTNPELTQNELQSEDPAEASQSPKTETVDVSDMDIHLKETKDPSPELEDDAKVSVQPNVVLDMEIDTEQTNIPSQSTDGTIA; via the exons ATGGCGTCTTCTTCACATAATGTGGAGTTAGAGGCGGCAAAGTTTCTGCATAAGCTCATACAAGATTCTACAGATGAGCCTTCAAAGCTGGCAACAAAACTTTACGTG ATATTGCAACACATGAAATCTAGTGGGAAGGAACATTCAATGCCATTTCAAGTAATATCAAG GGCAATGGAGACTGTTATCAAACGACATGGTCTTGACCTTGAGGCTTTGAAATCATCACGGCTTCCTGGGTCACAAATAGTGGATTCTACATCTGGGCAATATGTTG GATCCTCTCAGGCTGTTTCAGTTCCAAAAGATTCTAAAGCAGGAGCAGCCCAAAACGAGATACCTAAATTTGATCCTTTTTCATCCAGCAGGCCGCCTGTTGGCCCAAGCATTGCTGGACATGAGTATTATCAAGGAGCTGCAACTCATAGGGGTAGTCAGTCTTTTGATCATGGAAGCCCCTCAAGTTTGGACACCAGGTCTGCTAACTCACAATCACAAGACAAACAAATGAATCAAAATGATAGCAAGAAGGGTGCAGCTAAAAGAAAGAGGGGTGATTCATCATCTCCATTGGAACCAAATTTTGATGAATCTCTTAACGCTGTCGTTGATCCTAGGAAAGGGAAGATGAATAAGGCTGAAACATCTGGCCCTGCTAACTACAACATGGTCCCAAGTAGTGGTCAAATGGAGCATTTTCCATCCTTGCCTGGAAATATGAGATCAATGCATAGAGGAAGACAGGATGGTCAAAATGTAACAGAAAACCTGGTAGATTCGACAAACATTAGCAATATGATGTCACGTGGTCCTAGTTCAAAGTATCCTGAAGAGGTGGAAGTTTCTTCTGCTCAAAATGTTCCAAGACAGCAGCAAGGTGGACTACCTGGTGCACATGAAATTTTTTCTTCCAGGGGTAAGGCTGGGTTACCCTTTGACAGATCTCAACTTCACAGGTTTTCTCCAAATGTTTCTGGCAACATAACAGCAGAAATTGCATCTCAGCAGTTGATGCATGCATCTCTTATGCCAG GTTCTTTTGGGAAGGTTCAAGGAGGATTGTCTGCCCCATCTAACTATCATGCAGGAGAATTAGCATATTCAGGTTCAGGCCAATTTAGTGGTTCTGAGAATCAGAAGCATGGGTTATCCAAAAGTTCTGTAGCAAGTCCTGATGGGTCGTCTTCAACACTTTCTGCTGGAAAAGTTTTGGAACATGATGGAGGCAGTTCAAATATGTTAGGAGATGTAAATAAGATAGCTCAG GCTGGCAGACAAAATAGTGCCTCAGAAATGATTATGCTTAGGGCCATGGCTCCAAGAGACACGGGAAAGTCTCCTGTCTCTCAATCTGCTGCACTATCTAGCATGCCCTTCAAGGAACACCAGTTGAAACAGCTTAGAGCCCAGTGCCTTGTTTTTCTAGCTTTCAG AAACGGTTTGATGCCAAAGAAGCTGCATCTTGAAATTGCGCTTGGAAACATATTTCCTAGAGAAG TTGGCAATACAGATGGCGTTCGCAAAGAGTTGAATGACCATAGAGGCAAAGCACAGACTTCTAGTGACCCAGGTAGCATATCTGAAGTTGCAATGTCATTTGGAAGGATGAATAATGTACCTCCAGCTTTGACATCTATTGGAAGATTTCCAGAGGCTGATTCCTTGTCAAAAGaagcagaaaaattaaaagtggAGGAGACTAATGGCCCAACTTCTGATCTTTTGGCAATTGTGGAGGAAAGGGAACATATTCTAGCTACAAGGAAGGCAGAGGCTGATCTTCAGAGCCACGAGGCAGTGGAACCACAGGCATACTTACCTACAATGTCACGACAGCCTGAGTCTGCCACCACAAAGGATGGTTTTACTGTTCATAACAATTTGGATGGCATGGAGAATGGCCATTTGCAAGTTGCAAAGGCTGATCTAGCCTCATCTATGATGGGTGCTAATAAACAGGTGAACCCTGAAATGATAGGCTGGTCTGGAATTGGCTTTCATAATGAGGTTTCCAGGGCATCTTTGCCAGCTGCTGCTATTCAGCATGATTTGGTGCTAGAAAGAAAAGATACTGGTCCTCTGTTTCAAAGTCTTG AGCAAGATGAGGATAAATCCGTGTCAACTGATTCATTGCCATCTCCAAAGTATACAATGTTGGAGAAATGGATTATGGATCAGCAGAAACGGAAGTTCTTAGCTGAGCAGAAGTGGGTTGCAAAACAGCAAGAAACAAGGCAAAGAATTATTACTTGTTTCACGAAATTAAAG GGAAATGTGAGCTCATCTGAAGATATATCTGCAAAAACCAAAAGTGTAATAGAGTTGAAGAAACTCCAATTATTGGAGCTTCAACGTCGCCTAAGGAG TGATTTTCTGAACGACTTTTTTAAACCCATTACAAATGATATGGAACGCCTGAAATCATACAAGAAACATAGACATGGTAGAAGGATAAAACAACTCGAGAAATATGAGCAGAGAATGAAAGAAGAGCGACAAAAGAGAATACGTGAGAGGCAGAAGGAGTTTTTCAGTGAGATAGAAGTTCACAA GGAGAGGCTGGATGATGTGTTTAAAGTTAGAAGAGAACGTTGGAAAGGTATCAATAGATATGTGAAGGAGTTCCATAAGAGAAAGGAGCGTATACATCGTGAGAAGATTGACAGGATTCAGCGTGAGAAGATTAACCTACTCAAAATCAATGATGTAGAGGGTTATTTGCGAATGGTTCAG GATGCTAAATCAGATCGTGTTAAGCAACTATTGAAAGAAACTGAGAAGTATCTTCAAAAGCTTGGATCCAAGTTAAGGGATGCAAAGGCTATGGCAAGCCGCTTTGAGAATAATATGGATGAGATTCGAACTACaagttttgatgaaaatgacacTGCTATTGAGAGTGAAGATGAGGCAAAG CATTACATGGAAAGCAATGAAAAGTACTACCTGATGGCTCATAG CATAAAAGAAAACATCAGTGAGCAACCAAGATTTCTTAAGGGTGGGAAattaagaga GTATCAGATGAATGGCCTTAGGTGGCTGGTTTCACTCTACAATAATCATCTGAATGGCATTCTTGCTGATGAAATGGGCCTTGGGAAAACTGTTCAG GTTATTTCTCTTATTTGTTACCTAATGGAAACCAAAAATGATAGAGGACCATTTTTAGTGGTTGTACCATCTTCAGTTCTGCCTGGATGGGAATCGGAAATCAATTTCTGGGCTCCTGAAATACACAGTATTGTTTATGCTGGACCTCCGGAGGAGAGGCGTAGATTATTCAA GGAGAGGATTGTACACCAGAAATTTAACATTCTCTTGACAACGTATGAGTATCTAATGAACAAGCATGATAGACCAAAGTTGAGCAAAATTTACTGGCACTATATTATAATTGATGAAGGTCACCGGATAAAAAATGCTTCTTGCAAGTTGAATGCAGACTTAAAGCACTATCAGAGCTCCCATAGATTGCTGTTGACTGGAACTCCACTACAG AACAATCTTGAGGAGTTGTGGGCATTGCTCAATTTCTTATTGCCTAATATATTTAACTCATCAGAGGATTTTTCTCAGTGGTTCAACAAGCCATTTGAGAGTAATGGGGATAATTCTGCTGATGAA GCCCTACTATCTGAGGAGGAAAATTTGTTGATCATAAACCGTCTCCACCAAGTTCTTCGTCCTTTTGTACTTCGAAGGCTGAAGCATAAG GTTGAAAATCAACTTCCTGAGAAGATTGAGAGGCTTGTAAGATGCGAAGCATCTGCTTATCAAAAACTTTTGATGAAGAGGGTTGAAGAAAATCTTGGTGCAATTGGAAATTCAAAG GCTCGATCCGTACACAACTCTGTTATGGAGCTTCGTAATATATGCAATCATCCATATCTCAGCCAGCTTCATGTTGAGGAG GTTGATAATTTAATACCACAGCATTATTTGCCACCAATTATTAGGCTTTGTGGCAAGCTTGAGATGTTAGATCGAATACTCCCCAAGTTGAAGGCAACTGATCATCGG GTTCTCTTCTTTTCCACTATGACCAGGCTACTAGATGTTATGGAAGACTATCTCACCTTTAAACAGTATCGCTACCTTCGGTTGGATGGGCATACATCAGGGAATGATCGTGGTGCACTTATTGAAAAGTTTAATCAACAAGGTTCcacatttttcatatttttgctcAG TATTCGAGCTGGTGGTGTTGGAGTCAATCTTCAAGCTGCTGATACTGTGATAATATTCGATACTGACTGGAATCCTCAG GTTGACCTGCAAGCGCAAGCAAGAGCTCATAGGATTGGCCAGAAGAAGGATGTACTTGTTTTAAGATTTGAAACA GTTCAAACAGTTGAAGAACAAGTCAGAGCTGCTGCTGAACACAAATTGGGAGTTGCTAATCAGAGTATCACTGCCGGCTTCTTTGACAATAATACAAG TGCTGAAGACCGTAGGGAGTACTTAGAGTCCCTCCTGCGAGAGTGCAAGAAAGAGGAAGCTGCCCCAGCGTTACATGATGATGCTTTAAATGACTTGTTGGCCCGcag TGAATCTGAGATTGATGTATTTGAATCAGTTGATAAACAAAGGCAGGAAGAAGAGACG GCAAAGTGGAAGAAGTTGGTATTTGGATCAGGGATGGATGGCTCCAAGCCTTTACCCCCTTTACCATCCCGCCTTGTTACAGATGATGACTTAAAAGATTTTTATGAAGCAATGAAACTGTATGATATACAAAAGTCTGGGGCACAGCCTAATGTTGGGGTAAAGCGGAAGGGTGAATCTCTTGGTGCTCTTGATACTCAGCACTATGGGAGGGGCAAACGAGCTAGAGAG GTGCGTTCATATGAAGAGCAATGGACAGAAGAGGAGTTTGAAAAAATGTGTCAAGTTGACTCACCTGGATCCTCAGGATTAAGGGAAGAAGCTGTTGAGAGGAACCTGGCAAAAAATGCTTTGGCGGGGACTGTTAATAGCACCGAACCTCATGCTCCGGCTCATGCCCCAGCCCCTGCTCCAGCTCTGACTCCGCCACTGCCACAACCAGTTCAGGTGGAGCTTGCACATCAGCCACAGCAGCAGAGCAAAGATGTAACACCACCATCTAAAAGGGGCCGTGGAAGGCCAAGAAGAGCAACTGCTGAGAAATCTCCCAATACACCAGTGTTTCCAGCACCTTATGGAACCGGTAAATTGGATGTTGGATTACAGAAAGCAGCAGATGATAGCTCATCAGCATTTCCTGCTCCGGATTCTCACAGTAGTACTGGAGTTTCTCTGAACTTGCCACCAAGTGCACCCTCTGTTTCTGCCATTCCTGATGACTCTACCCCACCTGGATTCTCTCCACCAGTAGAATCAAAAGGACAAGGTCGAAGGGCTCAAAGTGGAGGACAGGCACCTAGTCGAAGGGGAAAGAAACAAGAGCCAGCATTGGGCCCTGCCGTTGAGGCATTAGTTGGTCCTGTTCCAGAAACAAATGATCAATCTCTGATTAAATCAGTCATTCCACCAGATAGTATAGCTGTTGCTACAAGTGGAACTGTTCCTGGTGTATCAAGTGCTCCCATGGCCGTGGGTACCAATCCTGTGCCTATTTCTGCTGGTATGGATTGTACTACGGGAACCAATCATCCATCTGATGTGGGGTTTAGTTTGAACTCTCAGACACTTAATACTTCCTCAGGTGCCCCAATTGCTCAATCAACTCTTCCTTGCCCTACCGTACCTGTGCAAGTGAAAGGCCAGGGCCGTAAGGCTCAGAGTGGGGTAGGAACACCTCGGCGTAGGGGAAAGAAACAGGCACAAATATCAGCTGCTCCTCTAGATGCTTCTGCTGGCCAGGATTCAAAATTGAATCCTCAAGCTCAGGATAAGTCTACGGTGGCATTACCAAATAAAGTCATTGTGATGGGAGGAAATCAAGTAAATGATGCTTGTGATCCAACAAAAGTTACCCAAGAGCATGGACTGGTAACTAATGCTGTCATAACTGGTCAGGATAAACATTCTTCTGAACATGATAATTTACCCCAAAGCAAGAAACCAGAAGTCTCACAGGAAGTGCACAATAGTACAGCCTTAATCCTTG GCCCTGCTCtgggaaaaattcaaaaagatgaTGTGCATGAGAAGGCTTCCATGATTTCAGGGGTTTCATCTGAATGCAGCTCTCAGAAAGCTACATCTAGCGAAGTATGTGGTAACCTAGGTGGTGCAGTGGCTGTGACTCCTGGTCAGACCTCAGTTGAAGTGGTAAAGAATCAAAATTCTGAAGATAGAGTGCATTCAACATTTTCAATTGGGAAACCTGTATCTTTAGTTTCTGTTGCTACAACAGATTCTTTGCATACATCAACTCCCTTAGCAGGTGCCAATAAAACCATCCCAAGTTCTAGTGAAAAGATTGCTCCCAGCTCTGAGCCTTATCCAACTTGTGCTCTTGCTGCTTCTGAACCTCATTCTGTCCCTGCTTGTCCTGCTGAATCTGTTCAAAGTAGAAGGCCCAGTCGTAAGGCCACAAACAGGGCAGAAGCACCTAGGCGCAGAGGAAGGAAACCTGCAACTCCTGATGCTTCATCTGGCCAGGACTTGAAAGTAAATTCTCAGCCCCTGAATATATCAAAGGATTTATTGGTCAATAAAACTACTGCAGGGAATAACAATCAAGATTCTGGCCCTCATGAACTGGTCAATGTCACTCAGGTACATGCATCTGAAATCCATTCTCCTGGTGCTTCAGTTGGTCATGATTTGAAGAGAAAAGTGACTGGTGCAATTCCAGCATTTAGTCGAATTCCAACTGCTGATGTGAATGATGTTGCCCGAGTGATGAAGGAGATTTTCTCTGAAACCTGCtcatcaaaaactaaaattggtGAACCTGCTGGGAGTGAGGGCAAAAATACTCCTACTGCAAGTAAGACATTTGAGGAGGTAGTGAAGAACCAAAGTTTAGATGGTAAACCAGCTGTCAGCACACCAGCTCCTGTAAAAACTGCTCCAGCTTGTGAtgttccaaaagaaaaaagtaaaaagcaTTCTGAAACTGAAGCTGATACAAAAGAACTAGAGGACAATGCATCTCTTGTGATCAAGGTCCCTGTTCTTGAGAGAGCTAATTCTTTGAAGCCTGAATGCAAGACCCACAGTGGCTCAGACAACGTTGCAAAATCAATACagatttcaaatgaaaatttagttaCAGATAGTAATGTGCAGGTTAATAGCACACATCCTCATAGTGCTGACGATGTGAAAGATGCAGCTCAAGGAGCTCCTGCTCCTACTGGTGTTCAAACTGGTTCTAGAAATGGTCTTAATGATATTCCTATCAAAACATCTGTTTCAGATCAATCTGTTGTTAGTTTGAGTGATCTTTCCTTTGACAAGTCAGACGTGCCTTCTATGGTTATAAGGTGCTCAACTGAATCCATTGTTGTTAAAGGTCCAGAAACTTTGGAAAACTCAAACAAACATCAAGCTAGTTCTGTGGTTGAAGATATGACTCTAACCCATGAGGCTGCTACTTTGGATGATGCTCCTGTTGAAAACCGAGATGTGGAGGGTCAATCTGGGGGAAATGAAGCTAAGAACCCTATACCTGAGCCAGTTCTTTCTAGTACAACTGAATCTGCTGATATAGAGCTTGTTCCACAAGATGGTGGAGCCTTGCTACAATCCCCGGTGGTTCGAGATAAGGAGGGTGATGTTGCTGAGACTCGCCATATGGTAGTAGATCCCTGTGAGACCGAGTTGTCTTCTTTGAAAGACTTTACTGTTGAATCCGCCAGCTGGGATTCTGCTTCAGAAGTTGATGGTGGGAAGCAATTGTCTGTGGGAGTTCAAACTACCAAGATTGACAATGTTGAAGTTTGTGATCCAGAAGTTAAACCCTCAGAAACACAATCATCTGAGCCAGCTAAAACGCCTTTCGAAATAGCAGTTCCTGTTTCTGATAGTTTTCAGGACAAGAACAGTGAACGGTCCGGGACAGATGCTGATGCAAAAGAGTCTGCAGAGAAATCTCCTCTTGTGGTTATGACTTCTATGACAGAAAGTGTTTGTCCAGTCGTTCAGTGCCAGGCTGCTACAGGACCTGAGAACCTTTCAGTTCCTAGACAGCTTTCCCGTGAAATTTCAATGACTCAGAGCAGCATGGAGGTTGATTGTAAAGATAATCATAGTGCTATTGAAATAGATTGTGAATCCACCATTCACTCTACAAAAGCCAGCGATGCTTGTAATGGTTCTAGAGTCGTCCCACCTACTTCTGTTGTGATGGAGCCTAAAGTGGCCAGCTCTGAAGACAAAGAAAAACCTTCCTTGGAATCTTCGTATTCAGCTTCGCTTGATGTTAGTTCTTCGAGGGCTCATGTTGCTAGTGAGTCTTCTGGAGTGACTGCAGTAGTTCCCTTGAGTTCAGACCATTCAGTTGCTAGATCTCTTCCTGATCAGATTGCAATTCCATCTGAATGCGACATGGAACCTTCTGCTATAGAGTCAGAATCTTCTTTTAATGTCGAAAGTGCTGAAGCTGCACTGAATGCAACTAAATTGCTTGATGTTACCGACCATCCAGAAGAGTCTTTACCTATTACTGCCTGTCCAGATAAGTCAGGTACAGTGGACAGACCTGTTATGGTTGAGAAATTTTCCGAATGCGAATTAGAACCTTCTTCAGATAAGTTGGGTTCAGTGGAGGCACCTGCTATGGTTGAGAATAATTCTGAACTTGAAGCAGGCACTCCTTTGAAATCACATCCAGAACCCTCTGTCCTCGATGTTGAAAACCTTCAAAGTGCCGCAATGTCCACAAAACCTGATGTTGATGATGCTCCTCTTGTGACTTCAAATATTTCTCCAAGTCCTGTTTGTTCAGTCATGGTGGAGCTTCCTGCTATTACTGAGAATGAACTGGGAAAGGAAACAAAACCATTTAGCGGGAATGAAAATATTACTCCAAGTCCTGTCCACTTGTTTGCTTCTGATTCTACTAATAGGGAACTTACTCCAACAGATGATGAGTTGCAACAGTCATCAGCTGCTGAAAGGGTAGATGCTAAGTCTGTTGATGTTAGCAATGAAGTAGAGCCCACTGCACAACCAGCATCTTCTCAGGATTTTGCTGCTGAAGCTTCTAATGAAGATTTTGCACCTGAGAACCATGGTGAGGCGAAGGTGTCTCCAGGAATTAAGAGTGTAGGGGATGGTCATGTTGAAAGGGATGTTGACCCTCTGGAGCTGGAAGCATCCGTGGATGAAGATATTGCTGCTGTGCCATCCAGCATGGAGCTTGTTCCTGGAGATCAGAGTGAAGTGCATGTTCAAGCAGGAGTTGCAGGTTGCGAAGGTGATGATGGTATTCAGGGCAGAGACATGGAAGTTGACCCCTTGGAAACACTTGCAACTTCATCAGAAGTTGCCGCCAAGGACCCCCCTATGGGAGAACATGTTCAAAATGATCAGTCTCAAGAGCTCCTAGGAACTGAAAAGACAGAGGCTGACCAGCTTGAGGCTTCTATTATTGAACCAAACTCCTCAGAAGCTCAGAAATCTTTACCGCAATCTGGCAATACTGATGATGAAGAGCAGCTTGCTCAGAGGCCTGAGGTTGACCTTGTTGAGGCCTGCAATGAGGAATCTAATCTTGCAGAAGGACCATCCTCGGCACAAGCCATCTCTGATGAATCAATCAGGCCTGAGAATGATCCAGGGCTTACACATGCATCTTCACTGCAATCTGAAAAGTCTGAGGTTCATCAGGTTGAGACCTGCAATATGGAATCGAATCCCACAGGGCCATCCTCATCACAAGTCATCTCTAATGAATCTACCAATCCAGAGCTTACACAAAACGAGCTCCAATCTGAAGATCCCGCCGAGGCTTCTCAGTCACCCAAGACTGAAACTGTTGATGTCTCTGATATGGACATACAccttaaagaaacaaaagatcCTTCACCTGAACTGGAAGATGATGCTAAAGTTTCTGTGCAGCCTAATGTTGTCTTGGATATGGAAATAGACACCGAACAAACAAATATTCCATCACAGAGCACGGATGGAACTATTGCATAG